Within Nostoc flagelliforme CCNUN1, the genomic segment CAGTGGAATATATCTGTAGTTAATTATCAGGTGCAAAAATCTAGTGAGGCGTTGTTTACCGCCGTTCGCGGAGCGTCTCGTAGAGAAGATATCGCCATGAGATCCAAAGGGGAGCAATGCGATTTTGTGAGGTGCTAAAACCAAGAACGGAAATAGGGTATTTCGGGATGCGATCGCAACGAAATAAACCTGGTTTTATTGAGAATATGGCGATGTAGTTGATAATTAAACCCCGATCTCACATTTTCGCATTGCTCCCGATCCAAAGCTAGACTATTGCGAATGGAGAAACTGAAGATGGCTTTTCTGGTTGGGGAAAATCCTGGTTTTGACTTCCTTCACCAATGCTGGAATGATGACCCTGCTTTGCAGATTGTGATCAAGAAACTGCTGGCGAAATATCCGCAGTGGGGGATTGTGATTGTGGATGGAGGATTGATTGAGTGGGAGGGGTAGCGTGAGCGTTAGTTTGAGAAATTTATAAAGTAAAGTTTTGTAAAGTTTTCAAGTACTTGCGAAAAACCGGAGTTTTCGGGTGAAAACTTAGTGGGCTAATTATTGGCTATTTAGTAGCTAGTAACTTGATTTATGCTTAACTAAGCTTTGCTGCTGCTATTCATGGAGGCTTGCAATGTCAGGTTTGGGTTTTACTCATTGGGGTACTTCAGTGGCTATCGCTGTCGGTGTCAGCCTTTGTACCATTGATTATGCGAACGCTCAAATTACTCCAGATGGTACTTTACCTAATAACACTAGCGTCACAAGAGAGGGTAACACCTTTAACATTACTGGAGGAACTCAAGCTGGCGGTAATTTGTTTCACAGTTTTGGCGAGTTTTCTGTGAATACTGGTGGCACTGCTTCTTTTAATAATGCTTTAGATATTCAAAATATCATTAGTAGAGTAACGGGTGGGTCAGTCTCTAACATCGATGGTTTAATCCGCGCATCGGGTACAGCTAACCTGTTTCTGATTAATCCGAATGGGATTATTTTTGGTAAAAATGCCAGTTTAAAAGTCGGAGGTTCATTTGTTGCCACGACTGCTAATGCGCTTCAGTTTGGCAACCAAGGTTTTTTCAGTGCTTCCACTCCGAATACTCCTGCACTTTTGACGGTAAATCCGAATGCGTTTCTCTTCAATCAAATTGCGTCTCAGCCAATTACAAGTCAAGCCAGACTCCGGGTTCCTAGTGGTAAAAGTTTGTTACTAGTTGGTGGGAATGTCAGTCTGAATAATAGTGGATTGAATGCTGAAAAAATTGAGTTAGGCGGGGTAGCAGGTTCTGGCACAATTGGGCTGAATTATGACAGCCCTGATGGCAGCAACCTCAGTTTAAATTTCCCCAATGGGGTAGAGCGGGCTGATGTATCCATTGCAGCAGGCTGTATACCTGACTTTGGTAGCTGTGTGGCAGGCAGTAATATTGCCATCAACGCTAGGAACATAGATTTTAGCGGTGAAAGTACTGAGATTGGTGAAAACGTTACCCTCAATGCTACAAATGCAATTGGAGTCAGTAATTTTGGTTCGATTAGAACCACTAATAACCTTAACATTCTGACGCGGACTCTCTCCGTATCAAATGGGGTTTTGGGGGGTGCCAATAATACAAAGATCCAGGCGAATGAATCTGTCTTTATTACCAACGGTGGCTCGATCCAGAATAGTACTGGCGGCGACATTAACATTGAGACCAAGTCTTTGACTTTAACGAACGAGGCATCTGTGAACACTGATGTCTTTGGTGACATCTTCGATTCAACGACAGGTTTCACGACTGCCGGAGATATTACCGTCAAAGCTAATTCAATCTTTTTGGACAATAGTTCAATCACCGCTCTTGCTGATAGTGATGCCAATCGTGCAGGCAATATTCAGCTCAATGCTGCTGATTCGATTAATTTGGTAAATCAAAGCTCGATACTCTCAACAGTTAAATACAGTGGCAATGCAGGCAATATTAATCTTGCAGCACGAACCATTGCTTTGGACAACTCCAGATTGAGTACTGAAACAGCAATAGGGAATTCTGGCAATATCTTTGTGCAAGGTCAAGACGCTATTTCTCTATTTAATAGCGGCATTTATGCTGATGTGCAAGGTGTAGCCACGGAAGCAGAGGGTGATGGCGGTAACATTACAATTGATGCCGGCTCACTTGTGACAGAAGGAACTAAATTGTCAACCAGTCTCACTGAGGGAGGTTTTTTCCCAGGAGCACGGGGTAAGGCAGGGAATGTGAGTCTTGATATTCGTGGGAACACGTCGCTCTCCAATAGCCGTATCTTAAGCACGGTGGAGCGGGATGCACAAGGCGAGAGTGGCAAAATTACGATTCAGGCTGGGTCGCTTTCCCTGATAAATAATACTGAGCTACAGACTTTGCTGCGCGAAACTGACGGTGAATTGCCGGGGGGAGTCGGTAAGGGTGGAGACATTGATATTAATGTCCGCGATGGTGTTACGTTAGCTGGAGGCAGTGGGATTTTGGGCAGTGTGGGAACTGGTGCTCAAGGTCAAGGGGGCGGGATCAAGATTAGGGCTGGTTCCCTTTCCTTAACTGAAGGCGCTCGCTTGGATACCAGCACTGCCGGACAGGGGGATGCAGGTCAAATTTCTTTGCAGGTGGCTGATTCTGTCTCCCTCAGCAATAATGCCAAAATCCGCAGTACAGTAGAAGCAGAAGCCATAGGTCAGGGCAATGACATTGAGATTGTGGCTAGATCGCTCTCTGTTACAAATGGCGCTCAACTGTCTGCCAGTACATCGGGACAGGGTAATGCTGGCAATATTCAGATCAATGCTGCTAACGGCTCGGTTAGAGTGTCTGACCCCTTGAGTCGATTATTAACTCAGACAAATTCCAATAATGGTCAGGGAGGTGCAATTTCAGTCAACACCAGCACCTTCCAGATTGCAAATAATGCAGATTTGAATGCCACGACTACGGCTGGTAGCCCAGGTGGCAAAATTACAGTCAATGCCAATACCTTTGATGCGGTCAGTGGTGGGCAGCTTGTCACGACCGCCTTTGGCAGTGGGCGTGCTGGTGATATTGTAGTCAATGCCACTGATAGCGTTAACATCTCAGGCAGTAATCCCTACTTCAATAACCAAGTTAGCGTTAATAGTGATGCCGGTGCCAGTGGCTTTTTTGCTCGGACTACTGGTGCCGGAACTGCTGGAGACTTGACAATTACCACAGAGCAGTTGCTGATGCAGGATGGCGCACAAGTATCAGCTTCGACTTCAGGTCAGGGTGCGGGAGGAACTTTGACCGTGAATGCGCCACAGTCGGTGAAACTAATTGGTACTGGTAGTCGCTTAACCACTGAGACTACAAATGCAGGATCTGGTGGAAAATTGCAAATTACCACAGGGCAGTTGCTGGTGCAGGATGGCGCAGAGGTATCGGCTTCGACTGCGGGTGCTGGTTTCGGAGGAACTTTGACCGTGAATGCACCAACTGGGTTTGTCAAAGTAATTGACGCTGGTAGTAGCTTATCTGCTCGGAGTACCGATGTTGGTTCTGCTGGAAACTTGACAATAACAACCGGGCAATTGCAAGTTCTAGATGGGGCGGAAGTAACTGTGAGCGCTCCTAATAGGCTGGCAGGCAATTTGACAGTCAGGGCTGATTCGATTCGCTTGGACAACCAAGGAAAACTCACAGCTGTAACAGGAGCGGGGAACGGTGGAAATATAAACCTATTGGACTTGGACTTATTACTAATGCGTCGCAACAGCCTGATATCCGCCGAAGCTCTCGGCACGGCAAATGGCGGCAATATCACAATCAATGCTAAAGATGGCTTTGTTGTTGCTGTACCAGAGGAAAATAGCGACATCGTTGCCAATGCCTCCTTTGGAAACGGAGGTAATATTAATATCACCACTCAAGGTATCTACGGATTAGAGTACCGTCCCAAGCTGACAGAGTTAAGTGACATCACTGCCAGTTCCCAGTTTGGTGTAAACGGCACTGTAGAACTCAACACACCTGGTATCGACCCCACCAGTGGCTTAGTTGAGCTACCCACAATAGCTGTAGCAACTGAAGTAGCCCAAGTCTGCGATAGTCCAGATTATGCTCAAAGCAGCTTTACTATTACCGGACGAGGCGGCTTACCTCCTAATCCCACTAAGGATGTTCTTCCGAACGACACAGTAGAAGTCGGTTGGGTGGCGCTCAAACCTAGCAGCGATAGCAGCAATCCACCTGTTACGACTAATCCAGTTACTAGCACACCAGAACGTATTGTAGAAGCAAATGGATGGGTGGTAAACGAAAAGGGAGAGGTGGTACTTACAGCTAATGTACCTGCTGGTGGTCATGGTTCATGGCAGAAAGATGTATCTTGCAGTGCAACTCATGCCCATCAGTAAAGCCACATAATTAGGACTTACGCACTGTACAAATTTCTTATCTTGTGCATTGACGAAAATACGTCGTTTCAGGCTTTGATCAATTATGCTTTGATAAATAGCGATCGCCTAAAAAGGGTCGAAAAATCAAGGTTTAATGCCTGAAATACATAAGACATCTCCGAAAACAATCAAAGCCTTTATATGGCTAGGCTACAGTCCGTAAATGTAATCATCCTAAATTAGCTAGTCTATACGATAAAATAAGGCTTTGAGATATTTACTGTTGATAATTAGGCAAAAATATCTAGTTATATGCGTTGATTTTAGATTGGGCGATCGCGTGTATTTCTGCTGGTAATACAAGTGCCCCAATTCGGAATCTTACTAATCCACAAATTGTCAAAATTACTTGTTGATACTTTTGGGGATTTAACCTAAACCTTTCTTGAACAACTCGAAATATTTTGACTGATCGAATTCGATGCTCAACAAAGATTCTTTTAGCTGAAAATACTTTATTCTCTTGTTTTTGTTCAGTTGTTAGTTCTCGATTTCTTGGTTTTTTAATGGGAGTTGTAATTAAATCTTCTCCAAGATATGCTTTATCTCCTTTAAATCTTTGTTGAGTATCAAACTCTGAGCGGTATTCCCTAAATATTGTTATATCGCTTTTTGGACCAGGTTCTCCTGCCACAACATCAACGATATCTCTACCATCAGGCATGACAATCATTTGACTTTTAAAGGTATGATTACTTTTCTTACCTGAAAAATATTTTTCTTGTTCCTCATTATCTCCAGGTCTTTCTCTGACTTGCTCATAGCTGTCTACAATCAATTCATAATCTGTGAGTATTTCTTTAACTACCATCAAGTCAGATTCGTTTTTTTTTACTTGTTCAATTAAACTGGATGGAAGCAATTTCCTAAATGTTGGCAACCAATAATTAAATATGTCATTCGCTGTTGATTCACTGACTCCAAACTGAATACCAAGAAGTTGAAATGTCGTCATGTGTCTGAGATACACCAAGGTTAAAATTATTTGTTCTCTAATAGATAGTTTTGGTTTACGACCTCCACCACCAGCAATAATTCTCACTTTTTTTGATTCTAAGACCGCTTGTTTTTCATGATGTAATCGTTCCGCATTTTGGATTAACTGTTGTAACTGTTCATACTCCAGACCAATTAAACGCTGTGTTTCTTTCTTATTCCCTTCAATATAATTCAGTATCTCGCTCATGTTTCTGCGCCAAAAAACCTCTCTAATGTTCTTTTACCACAGAATATTACTATTTTGGAGATGTCTATACTACAGATTTGGTATTTCCTGTCAATGCGTAAGTCCTAATAATTACTCTAACTCATTTATTTGGAAACTCAATACTTTTTACAATATTTTACTAGAAAAAACTCAGATTATTGCCGATGAAAAGGAGCAGATACAAGCATTGTTTAAAACCAAAATCAAGCATACTAAAATTAGACAGTCATTGAACTTATTACTGCCCATCAGGACTTATAGCGATTTAATTTCAGTTTTAATCGCGCCAAAAAAGCATTTTGTGGATGGATTTACAAACTAGACAAAACGAAAACAAGATTAAATTTTTCCGGCAACAATAGCAGCATCGCTAAGATTTATTAACACGATCATCTCAGATAGTTAGCTAAAAACTTTTGGAATTTAATCACCTATTTAGTGTTAGTAAATAAGAGATATAGGAATTCTTCATGCGATCGCTTGATTCGCGGACGGGTACGCCGGGAGCAAATCAAGTAAACCTCAATGGGGGTATGACGAAATACGTGTATAATGACCCACGTTGTAAACTTTTGTAACGCAGAGTCTCAAAACCCTTGATTATTCGATGTTGAAATATCCAGCTTCAGTATTGTCTTCAGAGCAAAACATTCCCTAAAACAATCATTTATGGGCAAGTTTGATGAAGTCGCAAGGGTAAAAAGTCGATTCTACGGTCAAAAATGTAAAAAGCTTCTCTATCATTTTTGGGCAAGTTAGTAAATTGAGAAAGTGCTTTCTGTAATTATTATTTACAATGTGTCCGTTTTTACATGTATTTCGTCATGACCCCGTATCGAGCATAGCCGTGGGTCATTTTTACCCACACAATATCATCGCTGTTGATCCAGATAGTTACCACATCTTCGGGCTGGCAGTTTTTGGAGTAATCCGACTGATTGACGATAGTTGCAATGATTTGGCGATCGCGTGTGGTCAACGGATCTTTTGTTGGCGTAAGGGCTGAAATTTGTGTCATGATTAGAAATTGCCTCTTCTTTAGTAGGTTGGGGCATAGGGGCGATCGCGAGTTTTGCAGACGCAGCGATCGTCCTATTTTTATTGGTCAGTTTGTTGTGCTGAAAGCACAACACTCTCACTCTCTTATTGGCGAAGCCTAATATTTTCTTGGCTCCTAGCCAGTGACCGGAACTTGCCTGATTCAGCATGTCTCTTGATCGGGCGGTAGTCGGCAACGAGCTTCAAAGCGACTTTCGTACTGCTGTAGCAACTTTTTATTCATCGCAAATCGATTTCCCTTCCTGTATCTCTCACTTTCTCTGGTTTCGCCAGTGCATCAGTTACCCTTCAAGGTGGATTAATAGATTCACTATTGTCAAGGTTCAATGGTGAGCGCCTCTTTATTTAGCTGGGAGGCTGGCGCTTGTTTCCTCTTCCATATCAATATTTTAGTACGTACAGTACTAAAATGTCAACGAGTTATTTCCTTCTTCGCTACTGATAATTACATTTCCTACATTCCCATCCCAGATTAAAGCAGCAACATTTGTTTTCAAGATTAGACATAGTGATTCCAATATTTTTCTAGAAGCAGTAAGCTCTTTGGGCTTTCTTGACCTTCCTGCATATAAATGAGGTGATTCAAGCTGCTGAATATATGCTTCAGATACGCCTGTCCTTTCTGAAAGCTCTCTACGGCTGTAATTACTTTCTTCTCTGAGTCCTCTTAATCTTTTTCCCATTGCTTCATTCCAGTGAAAAGTTGCAATGGGAGAGGTATCAATATTAATATTCATATTAACTGATATTTTGGTACGCTCAACCATTGACATGAGGATGTTACCCGTTTTAGTATATTGCTATCAACCATAAGGGTATATCCTGTCATGCCAAAAGCGATCGCTTGCCGATGTGCAATGCGATAATTTCTGTTTGCATCAATTGAAGGAATAGAACTAGAGAAAAGGGATCACCTACAGCAAACGCTTGCGCTCTTGAACAATCCTAGAGCAATCGCATACGCTTGTACACGATTGCTGATTGGGGCAATGCCAGAGTACGATCGCCTTTGTCTTAACTTCATGATTGTTATAACTGAATGTCCGTTGATTGCTTCTCCAGGCTTCTTTACCCACTCAACAGAGCTTGTGCTATACCCCGGTGATCATGTCTCTAGACTATGTTTCGACTTGGAATGTTAGCTTGGCTTGCCTTGGTTTGTAATGGTTGACTTGCGAACTCTTTCGCGTCCTGGGTGCTGGCGGTTCGCTTTCCTTGCCCTTATGCCTATTATAAAGTATTACTTAGTATTTATCAAGTTTGACTTAGTTTTTGATAAGTGTTAATTTATATAATAAAAGCAGACTTAGTAAACACTAGGTGTTACTTTGTAGAAATAAATCCTAAACCAAGGCTTAATAAAGGAGGTGGTTTAGTGAGTTCATGTTTGATGAAGGTTGAAAAGCGTATTCAAAAGGAAGTTCCTGGATTAGGAGAAAAAATTCGACGTGCAAGAAAGATTGATAAACGCCCACTTATAGAATTAGCAGCCTTGGCTGGAATGAGTACCCCAAACTGGTATGCCATTGAAAATGAAGAAATGAAAACATTGCCTCTGGCAACACTCAGAAAAGTAGAAGCTGTTTTAGGTGTTACTTTTGGTGTCGAATTTGACGAGGATGAGGACGAGGAAGAACAAGAATGACTTGATGAATGCGTTTATTTAACTAAGCATGATAATTTGAAGCGACCGCCCGCCTGCAAGCTATGCGATCGCTCACCTCAACTAGACCACTACAAGAGGTATAGTTATGTTTACACTACCAGTTTTTCAGCTACTCCTCCAAGATAACCCTGACTTGTTCACGACAGAAGGCTTATCTTCACTATTGCTAGACAGCCAGGGCTTGAAATGCACTCAACACCACAAATTCACCTATCCCTCATTACTGCGAGATAAAAGCGTTTACCTAGAACTTGCCCAATGGGGTGATAGCAACGCCCTTGACGCAGAAATTATCCGTCGCTTCAAAGCAAGTCCCAAAATTTGGGCTGCTAATGGTTGCGAAACAGTACAAGAAAGCTCTGATTTTTTATTTCTCTTTGGCAAAATTCGTGACAATCTTCATGAACTTCAGCGAAGCATAGGCATTTCTGGAGTCAGCCATCACAATACTGCCATCCGCGTTCGCCCTTGGCGTTGGCGCAGCCATCGCTTGTTTTCATATCCAGCAGTAAAGGAGCAACTGATACTGTTGGACAGTGACCGCTTGAAATTTCAACAATCAGTAAGAGAAATTACCAAGTATTTTATTAGCCTTGTACAAATGCGGACTGCATACAACTTGTTTTCAGTTGACGAGAATGAGAAAAAGATTCCTGCTTCAGCCACAGCAGTACAGAAGGCGGCATCAAAAGCAGTAAGAGCCGATATTTATGCAACCAGCCACGATTGGCAGCAAACAGGTGCTAACTGCTGGGAAGGTAAACGCGCCTACAAGGTTGACCCCGATGAAATTCACCTATGTCTTCATCTTGATTGGGATGAGAACGAATTTATTTTCTTCGATGCTCATCATCCAGACCCCAAGCGATGCCCTTGGTTAGACACGGCAGAGTAAAACACATTTTTAAACTTGTGCAAGTCTGAAAAATTATTTTAGGAGCGAACTATGACATTACTCTTAAATCAGTCGCTACTGCTCGAATCCAAATTTTTTAGAACGGAAGCCATCACAAACTTTTCTGACGACAAGGCTAATAAAATTCTGGCAAAGGCTAAAGCAATTATCTTTGCAGTTTGGGGTGGTAGTGGTTGGGCGACTACCGCACAAATCGCAGAATATTTCGGAACTACGGAGTCATCTGTCAGAGAACTCTTTCGAGTTAATGGGGCTGAATTTCGAGACTGGGAAACCAAAACCCTTACTGGCAGGGACTTACGGGATGCTCGTCAGACGCTCTGTTTACCATCTCGAACATCCCAAGCCAGGGTTTTCTCCGCATTAGGCACACTCCGAATTGCAATGCTTTTGACCGAATCGGAGATTGCTGCTCAAGTACGCACTATCATTTTAGATTTAGTTTCATCTGTACCAGCGATCGCTCCCCAGCAACCCACTACACCAGCCCTCCCCCCAGTCGAACAGCGATTGCATACTCTTGTCCTGGCCATGAAAACTTTAGCTGAGTTAACTGGTGGCAGACTCAACCCGTACATGGAACAGCAATTTAAAGACTATGCCGGGAATCTTCTGGCAGAACACAACAGAAAATTGTTAACCCCTTCGGAAGAACGCTGGCTCGGCGTGGTCAACTTTGCAGAGAGCGAACTCGGAAAGAAAGTCCCCCTGAGCGGCGCTCACTATCGCGGACATCTTGGAACATGGGTGAGAACATTTTACGCACAGTTAGGCTCACGCCAAGAAACGCGATTGGTTAACGGTGTGCAACAGCCCATCTATGTCTACGCTTGTCACGAGCCGGCTGTTGCGGCTGGGTTGACTAAAGCTATAGAAGAGTTCTTCGCTCATCCTAGCCCTAGTGCAGCGCTAAGGCAGGCAGGTGCTTTCACTAGCAAGAAAGAAAAGGTATCGGTTTAATAGCCATCAGTCTTTAGTTATCAGTTCCCTGAATCTTTTTTACTACTGGCTACGCAACCATTACCTGTAGGAATTTTTAAATTGTACGAAGAATTTTAAAGCTTATTGGTTAAGCAAAGAGCAAGTAATAGGCAAGTAATAGATAAGGATAGGTTAATGACACGATTTCAAGACCCAAGAGCAGCAGCACTGGCCCAACAGATCGACCAAATCAATGCAATCGGTTGGGAAGGAGCTTGTAACATGGCGCTACAACAACACATAGTAAAAGGCGGATTATCCCCAGTAGAAACAGTATTGCGTTTCGATATGTTCCGAAAAAGAGCGCAAGATACACAGGGTAAGCGACAAGCAATTTGGGCAGAACAAGTAAGCCAAGGCATTAGCGGAATCGAGTGGTACACCGTTGACTACGGCGGCGTGACTGTGGAGCTTCCCCGGCTGTGTGAGGAGTTGATGCTCGTTCTTGGTGACAAAGAGATTCTTGTGCAGTCCAAGCCGGTGGCGCTCAACTTCCTCGCGCACTGGAATATGGTGTTCAAACTGTGGCGTTACAACCGCGAAACAGAATCGCGCTGGTTTTCATGTCGATGGAGTCAGTTTTACACCGAATACATCAGCCGGGAATGGCTAGAACTTTGGGCTGAGGATGAGGTTTACCAGATTCTTTTACCAGATGGAACATTCCAGGACAAACCCACGTTTTCTATCAACGCTTGCTGCTGCTGGGGTAATCCTGAAGCGATCCACCGCACCACTGCATACTCTGATTCTGGCTCAAGCTGGTTTCAATGGAATAATTTTACGCCTTGGAGATAAAAAATATGAAAGCCATAGTCACAGTAGTTGAAAAAATCTCATCTGAAGCTCACATTGATATTCCTGAAGGTTTAGCAGAATCAGGTATTAGACAGCACGTTGTAGACCATTACAACAGTGGCGAAATGCTTCCTTTACTGAATATTTTCCACGTTGATTTTGAATCTATCAGTGTTCACATTGGTAAAAAGCCCCAAATCACTTGGCAGCCCGGAAAGCCTTGGAGTTCAAAGCGTCCCTATTACTTTTGTAAACTTGGAAGATTTACTTTGACTCTGTTAACTGATATAGAGGAAAACTTAACTCGTACAGAAGTTTACTTTGGGCATCACAAGCAACTTGTTTATACGTCAGAAAAAGACATATCCAAAGAATTGGCAACAGTCGAACTCCAAAATTTCTTAAGTGGATTGGCTGTTGAACTTCAGACTTTAAGCCACATTGAATTTAGTGAGGATGAAGTATGACTGTTGTACCATTATTAGCACCAGAAATCACCGTCATCGAAACTGTCACCCGGCATCCTCTGAATTTTTACGAATCTCCTTCATGGTTCACAACTGAACTACTGCGCCATGTTTCGTTATCTGGTGTCATTGGTGAGCCTTGCGTAGGGATGGGCGCGATCGCATCGTTTAGAAGATTTATTGATCGGAAAGTTTCAATTGATTTTTT encodes:
- a CDS encoding two-partner secretion domain-containing protein translates to MSGLGFTHWGTSVAIAVGVSLCTIDYANAQITPDGTLPNNTSVTREGNTFNITGGTQAGGNLFHSFGEFSVNTGGTASFNNALDIQNIISRVTGGSVSNIDGLIRASGTANLFLINPNGIIFGKNASLKVGGSFVATTANALQFGNQGFFSASTPNTPALLTVNPNAFLFNQIASQPITSQARLRVPSGKSLLLVGGNVSLNNSGLNAEKIELGGVAGSGTIGLNYDSPDGSNLSLNFPNGVERADVSIAAGCIPDFGSCVAGSNIAINARNIDFSGESTEIGENVTLNATNAIGVSNFGSIRTTNNLNILTRTLSVSNGVLGGANNTKIQANESVFITNGGSIQNSTGGDINIETKSLTLTNEASVNTDVFGDIFDSTTGFTTAGDITVKANSIFLDNSSITALADSDANRAGNIQLNAADSINLVNQSSILSTVKYSGNAGNINLAARTIALDNSRLSTETAIGNSGNIFVQGQDAISLFNSGIYADVQGVATEAEGDGGNITIDAGSLVTEGTKLSTSLTEGGFFPGARGKAGNVSLDIRGNTSLSNSRILSTVERDAQGESGKITIQAGSLSLINNTELQTLLRETDGELPGGVGKGGDIDINVRDGVTLAGGSGILGSVGTGAQGQGGGIKIRAGSLSLTEGARLDTSTAGQGDAGQISLQVADSVSLSNNAKIRSTVEAEAIGQGNDIEIVARSLSVTNGAQLSASTSGQGNAGNIQINAANGSVRVSDPLSRLLTQTNSNNGQGGAISVNTSTFQIANNADLNATTTAGSPGGKITVNANTFDAVSGGQLVTTAFGSGRAGDIVVNATDSVNISGSNPYFNNQVSVNSDAGASGFFARTTGAGTAGDLTITTEQLLMQDGAQVSASTSGQGAGGTLTVNAPQSVKLIGTGSRLTTETTNAGSGGKLQITTGQLLVQDGAEVSASTAGAGFGGTLTVNAPTGFVKVIDAGSSLSARSTDVGSAGNLTITTGQLQVLDGAEVTVSAPNRLAGNLTVRADSIRLDNQGKLTAVTGAGNGGNINLLDLDLLLMRRNSLISAEALGTANGGNITINAKDGFVVAVPEENSDIVANASFGNGGNINITTQGIYGLEYRPKLTELSDITASSQFGVNGTVELNTPGIDPTSGLVELPTIAVATEVAQVCDSPDYAQSSFTITGRGGLPPNPTKDVLPNDTVEVGWVALKPSSDSSNPPVTTNPVTSTPERIVEANGWVVNEKGEVVLTANVPAGGHGSWQKDVSCSATHAHQ
- a CDS encoding transposase family protein, yielding MSEILNYIEGNKKETQRLIGLEYEQLQQLIQNAERLHHEKQAVLESKKVRIIAGGGGRKPKLSIREQIILTLVYLRHMTTFQLLGIQFGVSESTANDIFNYWLPTFRKLLPSSLIEQVKKNESDLMVVKEILTDYELIVDSYEQVRERPGDNEEQEKYFSGKKSNHTFKSQMIVMPDGRDIVDVVAGEPGPKSDITIFREYRSEFDTQQRFKGDKAYLGEDLITTPIKKPRNRELTTEQKQENKVFSAKRIFVEHRIRSVKIFRVVQERFRLNPQKYQQVILTICGLVRFRIGALVLPAEIHAIAQSKINAYN
- a CDS encoding helix-turn-helix domain-containing protein, encoding MSMVERTKISVNMNINIDTSPIATFHWNEAMGKRLRGLREESNYSRRELSERTGVSEAYIQQLESPHLYAGRSRKPKELTASRKILESLCLILKTNVAALIWDGNVGNVIISSEEGNNSLTF
- a CDS encoding helix-turn-helix domain-containing protein, translating into MKVEKRIQKEVPGLGEKIRRARKIDKRPLIELAALAGMSTPNWYAIENEEMKTLPLATLRKVEAVLGVTFGVEFDEDEDEEEQE